In one window of Echeneis naucrates chromosome 17, fEcheNa1.1, whole genome shotgun sequence DNA:
- the LOC115057153 gene encoding nucleolar protein 7-like, protein MAKDQRGKTTTSPSKKTDTEKQTEDTTMVFESSDDEAPEEVTFDASRTEALRSMKQALDTQEHSAVCREKELLKEKRRKRQELFQEQKKIKLLSDDVLEEMDSASSKKQKQSEAAEEQRQDEGENGKKKKKKSRKMEHSRNLKGNYRVATVKVVGALASSQQQAAEDFIQSRLYGAGSCRTTNNELLSLQNKTGRNKGAAVQFVKKDWACKQKAKAEKLKKRWIHKQHIPSC, encoded by the exons ATGGCGAAGGACCAACGTGGGAAAACAACAACGTCTCCGTCCAAGAAGACGGACACCGAAAAACAGACGGAGGACACGACGATGGTGTTCGAGTCCAGCGACGACGAGGCGCCCGAAGAGGTGACCTTCGACGCCTCCAGGACCGAAGCTCTCCGGAGCATGAAGCAGGCGCTGGACACACAGGAG CATTCTGCTGTTTGCAGGGAAAAAGAGCTtctgaaggagaagaggaggaagagacaggaGCTGTTCCAGGAGCAGAAG AAAATTAAACTGTTGTCTGACGACGTGTTGGAGGAAATGGACTCAGCCTCTTCGAA gaaGCAGAAACAGTCTGAAG CAGCTGAAGAGCAGCGGCAGGATGAGGGAGAGAacgggaagaagaaaaagaagaagagcagaaaaatggAACATTCCCGAAA tCTGAAGGGAAACTACAGGGTGGCCACGGTGAAAGTGGTGGGAGCGCTGGCGTCCTCCCAGCAGCAGGCGGCGGAGGATTTCATCCAGTCCAGGCTGTACGGAGCAGGAAGCTGCAGGACTACAA ATAACGAGCTGCTCTCCCTCCAGAACAAGACGGGGAGGAATAAAGGTGCAGCCGTGCAGTTTGTCAAGAAGGACTGGG CCTGTAAGCAGAAAGCCAAagcagagaagctgaagaagagaTGGATCCACAAGCAGCACATTCCCTCTTGCTGA